Proteins encoded within one genomic window of Manduca sexta isolate Smith_Timp_Sample1 chromosome 18, JHU_Msex_v1.0, whole genome shotgun sequence:
- the LOC115447789 gene encoding protein Star isoform X1 gives MQENPAQEEQPSKTMEKPKEPKPQTPVLPPAKPADKTPPAPTPAAPVLTPSPWLTMPSFTKTPPNDLYRRLLPAVLFVLTFVTVMTILLIYMDTVAVGAQQFRLNMTRDYELARIGQASAALVAYVRQLHLAPRAPPRDPPPAEPTPQVRVLDALYGEIVSVAFSLFRLSDRVAACNTVWCVQYNATFVEFLPAGARAPSTLYLEAARGWDGAVVRAAPRDYLALRGAARALHACLSAADHPREVMYQEGDAAGPFRSRVLCLPLYTVLLAAAATRARLLLLGGPAALPALTHLPFGDGDLHLQNIEILFTDPVVRNKTTEFLLSKNYTVAATFDKSVMYALKEDLNLN, from the exons ATGCAAGAAAACCCAGCACAAGAAGAACAACCCTCCAAAACCATGGAAAAGCCAAAGGAACCGAAACCGCAAACACCTGTATTGCCACCTGCAAAACCTGCAGACAAGACACCACCAGCCCCAACTCCTGCAGCTCCAGTGCTGACACCGAGTCCTTGGCTGACAATGCCCTCATTCACGAAGACCCCGCCCAATGATCTGTACAGGAGGCTGCTGCCTGCAGTTCTGTTTGTGCTCACATTTGTTACAGTTATGACAATATTGCTCATCTATATGGATACAGTCG CAGTGGGCGCGCAGCAGTTCCGGCTGAACATGACGCGCGACTACGAGCTGGCGCGCATCGGCCAGGCCTCGGCCGCGCTCGTCGCGTACGTGCGCCAGCTGCACCTCGCGCCGCGCGCCCCGCCCCGCGACCCGCCGCCCGCCGAGCCCACGCCGCAGGTGCGCGTGCTCGACGCGCTCTACGGGGAGATCGTGAGTGTCGCCTTCAGTTTGTTTCGACTGTCTGATCGTGTCGCAGCTTGTAACACAGTGTGGTGCGTGCAGTACAACGCGACGTTCGTGGAGTTCCTgccggcgggcgcgcgcgcgccgAGCACGCTGTACCTGGAGGCGGCGCGCGGCTGGGACGGCGCGGTGGTGCGCGCGGCGCCGCGGGACTACCTCGCGCTGCgcggcgccgcgcgcgcgctgcacgccTGCCTCAGCGCCGCCGACCACCCGCGCGAGGTCATGTACCAGGAGGGCGACGCGGCGGGGCCGTTCCGCTCGCGCGTGCTGTGCCTGCCGCTGTACACGGTGCTGCTGGCGGCGGCGGCCACGCGCGCGCGCCTGCTGCTGCTGGGCGGGCCGGCCGCGCTGCCCGCGCTCACGCACCTGCCCTTCGGCGACGGAGACCTGCATCTGCAG AACATCGAAATCCTGTTCACGGATCCAGTGGTCCGAAACAAAACGACAGAATTCCTTCTCTCAAAGAACTACACGGTGGCCGCCACCTTCGACAAGAGCGTCATGTATGCGCTGAAAGAGGACCTCAACCTCAACTGA
- the LOC115447789 gene encoding protein Star isoform X2 yields the protein MQENPAQEEQPSKTMEKPKEPKPQTPVLPPAKPADKTPPAPTPAAPVLTPSPWLTMPSFTKTPPNDLYRRLLPAVLFVLTFVTVMTILLIYMDTVVGAQQFRLNMTRDYELARIGQASAALVAYVRQLHLAPRAPPRDPPPAEPTPQVRVLDALYGEIVSVAFSLFRLSDRVAACNTVWCVQYNATFVEFLPAGARAPSTLYLEAARGWDGAVVRAAPRDYLALRGAARALHACLSAADHPREVMYQEGDAAGPFRSRVLCLPLYTVLLAAAATRARLLLLGGPAALPALTHLPFGDGDLHLQNIEILFTDPVVRNKTTEFLLSKNYTVAATFDKSVMYALKEDLNLN from the exons ATGCAAGAAAACCCAGCACAAGAAGAACAACCCTCCAAAACCATGGAAAAGCCAAAGGAACCGAAACCGCAAACACCTGTATTGCCACCTGCAAAACCTGCAGACAAGACACCACCAGCCCCAACTCCTGCAGCTCCAGTGCTGACACCGAGTCCTTGGCTGACAATGCCCTCATTCACGAAGACCCCGCCCAATGATCTGTACAGGAGGCTGCTGCCTGCAGTTCTGTTTGTGCTCACATTTGTTACAGTTATGACAATATTGCTCATCTATATGGATACAGTCG TGGGCGCGCAGCAGTTCCGGCTGAACATGACGCGCGACTACGAGCTGGCGCGCATCGGCCAGGCCTCGGCCGCGCTCGTCGCGTACGTGCGCCAGCTGCACCTCGCGCCGCGCGCCCCGCCCCGCGACCCGCCGCCCGCCGAGCCCACGCCGCAGGTGCGCGTGCTCGACGCGCTCTACGGGGAGATCGTGAGTGTCGCCTTCAGTTTGTTTCGACTGTCTGATCGTGTCGCAGCTTGTAACACAGTGTGGTGCGTGCAGTACAACGCGACGTTCGTGGAGTTCCTgccggcgggcgcgcgcgcgccgAGCACGCTGTACCTGGAGGCGGCGCGCGGCTGGGACGGCGCGGTGGTGCGCGCGGCGCCGCGGGACTACCTCGCGCTGCgcggcgccgcgcgcgcgctgcacgccTGCCTCAGCGCCGCCGACCACCCGCGCGAGGTCATGTACCAGGAGGGCGACGCGGCGGGGCCGTTCCGCTCGCGCGTGCTGTGCCTGCCGCTGTACACGGTGCTGCTGGCGGCGGCGGCCACGCGCGCGCGCCTGCTGCTGCTGGGCGGGCCGGCCGCGCTGCCCGCGCTCACGCACCTGCCCTTCGGCGACGGAGACCTGCATCTGCAG AACATCGAAATCCTGTTCACGGATCCAGTGGTCCGAAACAAAACGACAGAATTCCTTCTCTCAAAGAACTACACGGTGGCCGCCACCTTCGACAAGAGCGTCATGTATGCGCTGAAAGAGGACCTCAACCTCAACTGA
- the LOC115447789 gene encoding protein Star isoform X3: MQENPAQEEQPSKTMEKPKEPKPQTPVLPPAKPADKTPPAPTPAAPVLTPSPWLTMPSFTKTPPNDLYRRLLPAVLFVLTFVTVMTILLIYMDTVAVGAQQFRLNMTRDYELARIGQASAALVAYVRQLHLAPRAPPRDPPPAEPTPQVRVLDALYGEIYNATFVEFLPAGARAPSTLYLEAARGWDGAVVRAAPRDYLALRGAARALHACLSAADHPREVMYQEGDAAGPFRSRVLCLPLYTVLLAAAATRARLLLLGGPAALPALTHLPFGDGDLHLQNIEILFTDPVVRNKTTEFLLSKNYTVAATFDKSVMYALKEDLNLN; the protein is encoded by the exons ATGCAAGAAAACCCAGCACAAGAAGAACAACCCTCCAAAACCATGGAAAAGCCAAAGGAACCGAAACCGCAAACACCTGTATTGCCACCTGCAAAACCTGCAGACAAGACACCACCAGCCCCAACTCCTGCAGCTCCAGTGCTGACACCGAGTCCTTGGCTGACAATGCCCTCATTCACGAAGACCCCGCCCAATGATCTGTACAGGAGGCTGCTGCCTGCAGTTCTGTTTGTGCTCACATTTGTTACAGTTATGACAATATTGCTCATCTATATGGATACAGTCG CAGTGGGCGCGCAGCAGTTCCGGCTGAACATGACGCGCGACTACGAGCTGGCGCGCATCGGCCAGGCCTCGGCCGCGCTCGTCGCGTACGTGCGCCAGCTGCACCTCGCGCCGCGCGCCCCGCCCCGCGACCCGCCGCCCGCCGAGCCCACGCCGCAGGTGCGCGTGCTCGACGCGCTCTACGGGGAGATC TACAACGCGACGTTCGTGGAGTTCCTgccggcgggcgcgcgcgcgccgAGCACGCTGTACCTGGAGGCGGCGCGCGGCTGGGACGGCGCGGTGGTGCGCGCGGCGCCGCGGGACTACCTCGCGCTGCgcggcgccgcgcgcgcgctgcacgccTGCCTCAGCGCCGCCGACCACCCGCGCGAGGTCATGTACCAGGAGGGCGACGCGGCGGGGCCGTTCCGCTCGCGCGTGCTGTGCCTGCCGCTGTACACGGTGCTGCTGGCGGCGGCGGCCACGCGCGCGCGCCTGCTGCTGCTGGGCGGGCCGGCCGCGCTGCCCGCGCTCACGCACCTGCCCTTCGGCGACGGAGACCTGCATCTGCAG AACATCGAAATCCTGTTCACGGATCCAGTGGTCCGAAACAAAACGACAGAATTCCTTCTCTCAAAGAACTACACGGTGGCCGCCACCTTCGACAAGAGCGTCATGTATGCGCTGAAAGAGGACCTCAACCTCAACTGA